A genomic segment from Gemmatimonadota bacterium encodes:
- a CDS encoding ferrous iron transport protein A, with protein MDTAVQLPTVPVTALGGAVGELRLGQVPLRQTVELVSIDLPPDQAEPLLERGILPGCRICPVRSSPAGDPIISIDGSIIALRKETAACLCVRLLNQFRDAD; from the coding sequence GTGGACACAGCTGTCCAGCTTCCGACAGTCCCCGTAACCGCTTTAGGCGGGGCGGTTGGGGAGCTGCGTCTCGGCCAGGTGCCCCTGCGTCAGACGGTGGAGCTCGTCAGCATCGATTTGCCTCCGGACCAGGCCGAGCCCCTACTCGAGCGTGGAATCCTTCCGGGATGTCGCATCTGCCCCGTCCGCTCGTCTCCGGCCGGAGACCCGATCATCTCCATCGACGGCTCGATAATAGCGCTTCGTAAGGAGACCGCCGCGTGTTTGTGTGTGCGTCTCCTCAATCAGTTCCGGGACGCGGACTGA
- the feoB gene encoding ferrous iron transport protein B, with amino-acid sequence MAELHAVLEGGRVASGVAVQEVAQTPLVALIGPPNSGKTTLFNQLTGLRQKVANYPGVTVEKKVGKVALPDGGELDLVDLPGVHGFSARTLDERITRDVLEGRVEGIRAPDALVLIVDSTRLESQLMLVEPVLELELPTLLVLNMSDELEERGGRVDDAPLAERLGVKVVRTSARTGFGMDAVREFLAADVAVADPASAVRQRTLTNVPRGVALPMVDVFKARRARVREVVEEAGFRPPGPSHLSDRLDHLFLHRVWGPLVFLAVVVLVFQSIFTWAVPLMDGVEFVVGASGGWLTANLPDTWFRSLLVDGVWAGVGSVVIFLPQILVLFLFLGVLEDSGYMARAAVIADRMMYRVGLQGRAFLPLLSGYACAVPAILAARTVEDERDRLATIFVTPFMTCSARLPVYALLIAAFIPDEPLLGPIMGKRAAVLLGLYGLGIVAAISTAFLLKRTLLKAEPTAFLMELPPYRIPSLRSLGLRLLDRSGIFLKRVGKVIFTVAIVLWTLTQFPRTELGPPLIEDSVLASIGHVIEPVIAPLGFDWKIGVGLVTSLAAREVIVGTLGTIYGVEGAGDESFALQDALAEAMTPAAAIGLLIFFAFALQCMSTVAVMRRETAGWKWPVLQFTYMLVLAYAGAFIAVRVF; translated from the coding sequence TTGGCTGAGCTGCACGCTGTCCTGGAAGGCGGACGCGTTGCCTCCGGTGTCGCCGTCCAAGAAGTAGCCCAGACACCGCTCGTCGCCCTGATCGGGCCGCCCAACTCGGGCAAGACCACCCTCTTCAATCAGCTTACCGGTCTCCGGCAGAAGGTCGCCAACTATCCCGGAGTCACCGTCGAGAAGAAGGTTGGCAAGGTCGCGTTACCGGACGGTGGAGAACTCGACCTCGTCGACCTGCCGGGTGTCCACGGATTCTCTGCGCGGACGCTTGACGAGAGGATCACGCGAGACGTGCTCGAAGGACGGGTCGAGGGCATCCGCGCTCCTGATGCACTTGTGCTCATCGTCGACTCCACGCGCCTCGAGAGCCAGCTCATGCTGGTCGAGCCCGTGCTCGAGCTCGAGTTGCCGACGCTGCTCGTGCTCAACATGTCAGACGAGTTGGAGGAGCGTGGCGGGCGAGTGGACGACGCTCCCTTGGCAGAGCGCCTGGGCGTGAAGGTCGTGCGCACCAGCGCCCGCACCGGTTTTGGGATGGATGCGGTGCGGGAGTTCCTTGCGGCGGATGTGGCCGTCGCCGACCCCGCAAGCGCTGTGCGGCAGCGGACCCTGACCAACGTTCCCCGAGGTGTCGCCCTGCCGATGGTGGACGTGTTCAAGGCTCGGCGAGCGAGGGTCCGCGAAGTCGTCGAGGAGGCGGGCTTCAGGCCGCCAGGTCCGTCCCACCTCAGCGACCGCTTGGACCACCTGTTCTTGCACCGGGTCTGGGGCCCTCTGGTCTTCCTCGCCGTGGTCGTCCTGGTTTTCCAGTCGATCTTCACGTGGGCGGTGCCGCTCATGGACGGTGTCGAGTTCGTCGTCGGCGCATCGGGCGGCTGGTTGACCGCGAACCTGCCCGACACATGGTTTCGATCGCTGCTCGTGGACGGTGTGTGGGCGGGTGTCGGGTCCGTGGTGATCTTCTTGCCGCAGATCCTCGTCCTCTTCCTCTTCCTGGGGGTGTTGGAGGACTCCGGGTACATGGCGCGCGCGGCCGTCATCGCGGACCGTATGATGTACCGGGTCGGGCTCCAGGGCAGGGCGTTTCTGCCGCTGCTGTCGGGTTATGCCTGCGCAGTGCCGGCCATCCTCGCCGCGCGCACGGTCGAGGACGAGCGGGACCGCCTCGCGACGATCTTCGTGACGCCCTTCATGACGTGCTCGGCACGGTTGCCGGTGTACGCTTTGCTGATCGCGGCCTTCATCCCGGACGAGCCGCTCCTCGGTCCAATCATGGGAAAGCGGGCCGCTGTGTTGCTCGGGCTATATGGCCTCGGAATCGTCGCGGCGATCAGTACAGCCTTCCTACTCAAACGCACGCTGCTCAAGGCCGAGCCGACGGCGTTCCTGATGGAGCTGCCACCATACCGCATCCCATCGCTCCGGTCGCTCGGGCTTCGGCTCCTGGACCGGAGCGGGATCTTCTTGAAGCGCGTCGGAAAGGTCATCTTCACTGTCGCGATCGTGCTGTGGACGCTGACGCAGTTCCCGCGCACCGAGCTTGGTCCGCCGCTGATCGAAGACAGTGTGCTCGCGAGCATCGGCCACGTCATCGAACCGGTGATCGCGCCCCTTGGCTTCGACTGGAAGATCGGCGTGGGCTTGGTGACCTCGCTCGCCGCTCGCGAGGTGATCGTGGGTACGCTTGGGACGATTTACGGAGTTGAGGGGGCGGGCGACGAGTCGTTCGCGTTGCAGGATGCGCTCGCCGAAGCCATGACACCGGCGGCCGCGATCGGGCTGCTGATCTTCTTTGCGTTCGCGCTTCAGTGCATGTCGACCGTCGCGGTCATGCGGCGCGAAACAGCCGGATGGAAATGGCCCGTGCTCCAGTTCACGTACATGCTCGTGCTCGCGTACGCGGGCGCGTTCATCGCCGTTCGCGTCTTCTAG
- a CDS encoding helix-turn-helix transcriptional regulator — translation MLERTEGHLRLWPGKLYGALRELTDESLIREVDPPEGAPREGGKRRFYAITRSGRSALHEEVELLAALVRVARARYVGSDPEQA, via the coding sequence GTGCTGGAGCGTACCGAGGGTCACCTGCGCCTTTGGCCAGGCAAACTGTACGGCGCTCTCAGAGAGTTGACCGACGAGAGCCTGATCCGCGAGGTCGATCCGCCAGAGGGTGCGCCGAGGGAAGGTGGGAAGCGTCGGTTCTACGCGATCACTCGCAGCGGACGCTCGGCTTTGCATGAGGAGGTCGAGCTGTTGGCCGCCCTCGTGCGCGTCGCGCGCGCGAGATACGTGGGGAGTGACCCGGAGCAGGCATGA